A genomic window from Candidatus Obscuribacter sp. includes:
- a CDS encoding tetratricopeptide repeat protein produces MEKSIGVGLLLLTLNSIFVLPLQSQPATSGGGTTFALGVSKVRNVSKVHAIEKLDLGNFNLFNGNTRQAIEAYKLALRINPDLWEAHYGLCTCYVRKHKMDLAMSECQKVLALKPKHKESVLLLANLLKSQGRLAESIKHYELAQSMGVKSSDLYTGLGLAQAQSGDLTGAVANLDTAIALAKSTSTLSPPW; encoded by the coding sequence ATGGAAAAAAGTATTGGTGTCGGCCTGCTCTTGCTGACATTGAACAGCATCTTTGTGTTGCCGCTCCAGTCCCAGCCTGCCACTTCTGGCGGTGGCACGACTTTTGCCCTTGGCGTATCTAAAGTGCGCAATGTATCTAAAGTGCATGCTATCGAAAAACTGGATCTAGGCAACTTTAACCTGTTTAACGGTAATACCAGGCAAGCTATCGAGGCCTACAAATTGGCCTTGCGCATCAATCCCGACCTCTGGGAAGCGCATTATGGTCTTTGTACTTGTTATGTGCGCAAGCATAAAATGGATCTAGCTATGAGCGAGTGTCAAAAGGTATTGGCTCTCAAGCCCAAGCACAAAGAATCAGTGCTGCTTTTGGCCAATTTGCTTAAATCACAAGGAAGGCTCGCCGAGTCTATCAAGCACTATGAACTCGCTCAAAGTATGGGAGTCAAATCATCAGATCTTTATACGGGGCTTGGCCTTGCGCAGGCTCAAAGTGGTGATCTTACTGGCGCGGTAGCTAACTTGGATACGGCAATTGCACTGGCAAAAAGCACATCAACCCTCAGCCCACCTTGGTAA
- a CDS encoding tetratricopeptide repeat protein, with protein sequence MHWQKAHQPSAHLGKAVVAFKLGDKQEALTELDIAIKEHGGKYTEARNFKAEILVSMGQLDGAKKEYQTEIKKEDPGPACSQALGNIYLKENNLVEAQKTFLLGSKWYPRDPDILLGLAVVLERQGQLPEAVLAYQCAIKRLREPAKMLQWQKHLKELEVLVAKR encoded by the coding sequence TTGCACTGGCAAAAAGCACATCAACCCTCAGCCCACCTTGGTAAAGCGGTAGTAGCTTTTAAGCTAGGTGATAAGCAAGAGGCACTGACTGAGCTGGACATTGCTATCAAAGAGCATGGCGGCAAATACACCGAAGCCCGTAATTTTAAAGCTGAAATACTTGTGTCAATGGGCCAACTTGACGGGGCCAAGAAAGAATATCAAACTGAAATAAAGAAAGAAGATCCTGGACCAGCCTGCTCCCAGGCTCTGGGCAATATCTATCTAAAGGAAAACAATTTAGTCGAGGCGCAAAAGACATTTTTGCTTGGTAGCAAGTGGTACCCCCGGGACCCAGATATTTTGTTGGGTCTCGCTGTCGTTCTGGAGCGCCAGGGGCAACTACCTGAAGCTGTGCTGGCCTATCAATGCGCCATCAAGCGTTTGCGTGAGCCCGCTAAAATGTTGCAATGGCAAAAACACCTCAAAGAACTCGAGGTGTTAGTTGCGAAGCGCTAA
- a CDS encoding OmpH family outer membrane protein: MQFSNRPGKISGIILLAAVSFASTMGMAAPAEAQKAAVAKSYKVGYFNLTMVKLACPEAAGSEALRLQAEAQLKRDAEEGNRKLEKAQAEKMPQEDLQKMARTIQTEINAKQQALAQLLQTASAQANEKIARAVNTVAKEQSLDLVVDGAGVFTGGQQVLDNGVDITSDTIKKLQPGYQPTVRAAEAPAKAAPVASQAKRHSNNQILALRN, from the coding sequence ATGCAGTTTAGCAACAGACCAGGCAAAATTAGTGGAATCATTCTTTTGGCGGCAGTTTCTTTTGCTTCGACAATGGGGATGGCGGCTCCAGCCGAGGCTCAAAAAGCAGCAGTAGCTAAAAGCTACAAAGTTGGCTACTTCAATCTAACTATGGTCAAACTGGCTTGCCCTGAAGCAGCTGGTAGCGAAGCACTACGCTTGCAAGCCGAAGCCCAACTAAAACGAGATGCCGAAGAAGGAAACCGCAAGCTTGAAAAAGCCCAGGCGGAAAAAATGCCTCAGGAAGATTTGCAAAAAATGGCCCGCACCATTCAAACCGAAATTAACGCCAAGCAGCAGGCCCTGGCCCAACTATTGCAAACCGCTAGCGCTCAGGCAAACGAAAAGATCGCCAGAGCTGTAAATACAGTGGCCAAAGAACAGAGTCTGGATCTGGTAGTAGATGGAGCTGGTGTTTTTACCGGCGGTCAACAGGTACTGGACAACGGTGTTGATATCACCAGTGATACCATCAAAAAGCTCCAACCTGGTTATCAACCTACAGTGCGCGCAGCCGAGGCCCCAGCCAAAGCAGCACCTGTAGCAAGCCAGGCTAAAAGACACAGTAACAATCAAATCTTAGCGCTTCGCAACTAA
- a CDS encoding PAS domain-containing sensor histidine kinase has product MEVIASVDGNGKILSISQNCFDVWKLASDELIGRSIFDILYTEDQLTAQQALLSATFMKQPTKFECRVNRRDGMVVPMYWTAQWSDVDDAMLLVAQDHIAPNQGQNDPFKESREMLRFLMESMPMGLFLASVDGKIDFANKLLETMLETGSLGLSERLVKAVFPMEMRLGSSGENAFAAYIDRKTQMRILTAKQREIPIEFSLKRINVGSLPMYLGVIVNTSERYELERTKQKFLDSVNNQIKGPLTAIMLHIELTLEGVHGTLHEQGKRRAESILGDIREMMASIDSLLEVNKLQQGSFELDLAPNNLMSLVRQTLMMMLSDIRQKELVLEINGPEPAVMVDEEKILGVIVTLFNNAIKYSPVGAKVRVQIIESQDKARVEIIDRGPGMTDDQKEALFDPLRQPTVTAETGSVGTILAAKQIVEKHGGSMGVISHQGAGSNFWFELPRAE; this is encoded by the coding sequence ATGGAAGTTATAGCGTCAGTTGATGGTAACGGCAAAATACTGAGCATTAGCCAGAACTGTTTTGACGTGTGGAAACTGGCTAGCGACGAACTTATTGGCCGGTCAATTTTTGACATCCTTTATACCGAAGACCAGCTGACAGCACAGCAAGCACTATTGTCTGCCACCTTTATGAAGCAACCAACCAAGTTTGAATGTCGCGTCAACAGGCGTGATGGCATGGTTGTGCCGATGTACTGGACTGCTCAGTGGTCAGATGTGGACGATGCTATGCTCCTTGTGGCCCAGGATCACATCGCGCCAAACCAGGGGCAAAACGACCCCTTCAAAGAAAGCCGCGAAATGCTTCGTTTCCTTATGGAAAGCATGCCTATGGGTTTGTTTTTAGCCAGTGTCGATGGCAAAATCGACTTTGCTAACAAACTACTGGAGACAATGCTTGAGACTGGCTCACTGGGTCTTTCTGAGCGCCTGGTCAAAGCGGTGTTTCCTATGGAAATGCGTCTGGGCTCAAGCGGTGAAAATGCCTTTGCTGCTTATATCGATCGCAAAACCCAGATGCGCATCTTGACTGCCAAACAAAGAGAAATACCAATTGAATTTTCGCTCAAGCGCATCAATGTCGGCAGCCTGCCGATGTATCTGGGTGTAATTGTTAATACGAGCGAGCGCTATGAGCTGGAACGCACCAAACAAAAGTTTTTGGACAGCGTCAACAATCAAATCAAAGGTCCTCTGACAGCCATTATGCTCCATATTGAGCTGACACTCGAGGGCGTCCACGGCACGCTACACGAGCAAGGCAAACGCCGCGCTGAGTCAATCCTCGGTGATATCCGCGAGATGATGGCCAGTATCGACAGCCTACTGGAAGTAAACAAGTTACAACAAGGTAGCTTTGAGCTGGATTTAGCACCCAACAATCTAATGAGCCTGGTCAGACAAACACTGATGATGATGCTCTCCGATATCCGGCAAAAAGAGCTGGTCCTCGAAATCAACGGACCAGAACCAGCCGTAATGGTGGACGAAGAAAAAATACTGGGAGTAATTGTCACTCTCTTTAATAACGCTATCAAATACTCGCCGGTAGGCGCCAAGGTAAGAGTGCAGATTATCGAGTCCCAGGATAAAGCGAGAGTCGAAATCATCGACCGTGGTCCTGGTATGACCGACGATCAAAAAGAAGCCTTATTTGACCCGCTCAGACAGCCTACAGTAACAGCCGAAACAGGCTCTGTTGGCACAATACTGGCAGCCAAACAAATCGTAGAAAAACACGGCGGTAGCATGGGCGTAATAAGCCACCAGGGTGCTGGTTCCAATTTTTGGTTTGAATTGCCCAGGGCTGAATAA
- a CDS encoding tetratricopeptide repeat protein: protein MRAQVLINTKQISKGLADYDYLIKTAVQGDTETYHFERARACERAGLYKEAIADYAQILQREKDQDEALYKRAICRSKLGQMNLALKDINDAIKYSGDNSRYLDTRAQIYDKLNKSSLAQTR, encoded by the coding sequence ATGAGAGCACAAGTACTTATCAACACTAAACAGATAAGCAAGGGACTGGCAGATTATGACTATTTGATCAAAACAGCAGTGCAAGGCGATACCGAGACCTATCACTTTGAAAGGGCGCGCGCCTGTGAGCGGGCTGGACTCTACAAAGAGGCAATTGCCGACTACGCTCAAATCCTGCAGAGAGAAAAAGATCAAGACGAAGCTCTCTATAAAAGAGCTATTTGCCGCAGCAAGCTCGGTCAAATGAATTTGGCACTCAAAGATATCAATGATGCCATCAAGTATAGTGGCGACAATAGTCGCTATCTGGATACCAGGGCACAAATCTATGACAAACTCAACAAGAGCTCACTGGCCCAAACGAGATAG